The following proteins are co-located in the Spirosoma montaniterrae genome:
- a CDS encoding ribonuclease Z has product MHRPAHVSFALTILGAGSATPTLRMHPTAQLLTVNNEYMLIDCGEGTQFRLLEQRIKPGRLRYIFISHLHGDHYFGLAPLLSTLNLGGRTEDLYLFGPHGLDEVLTTIFRVSDSRLGYKLHFQPVDPNQSTLILDHPHLTVESIPLQHRIHCTGYLFREKPAKPHLLREKLPTDTPIQYLKQLKEGHDVLDENGDVRYAVAEYTEPGPQPRSYAYCSDTRYVEGLIPQLQGVDLLYHEATFLDDNAQRAAEVYHSTAREAATIADKAQVKRLLIGHFSSRYKQLDEFLNEARSVFGETYLATEGETISL; this is encoded by the coding sequence ATGCATCGACCGGCCCATGTATCCTTTGCCCTCACTATTCTGGGGGCCGGTTCGGCTACGCCCACGCTTCGGATGCACCCCACGGCCCAGTTGCTTACGGTCAACAACGAGTATATGCTGATCGATTGTGGCGAAGGCACTCAATTTCGGCTACTTGAACAACGAATCAAGCCGGGGCGACTTCGCTATATTTTCATCAGCCACCTCCACGGCGATCATTATTTTGGACTGGCTCCGCTCCTGTCGACGCTCAATCTGGGCGGACGCACCGAAGATTTATACCTGTTCGGACCACATGGTTTAGATGAGGTGCTGACGACTATTTTCCGGGTGTCCGATTCCCGACTGGGCTATAAACTTCACTTTCAGCCCGTTGACCCCAATCAGTCGACGCTGATTCTCGACCATCCGCACTTGACTGTTGAATCGATTCCGCTTCAACACCGCATTCACTGCACGGGCTATCTGTTTCGGGAAAAACCGGCTAAGCCGCACCTCCTGCGCGAGAAACTCCCCACCGACACACCAATTCAGTACCTGAAACAACTCAAGGAAGGACATGACGTTTTAGACGAGAACGGCGATGTGCGCTACGCCGTTGCTGAGTACACCGAACCAGGACCGCAGCCTCGCTCCTATGCTTACTGCTCGGATACGCGCTACGTTGAAGGGTTGATTCCGCAGTTGCAGGGCGTCGATCTGCTCTATCATGAGGCCACGTTTTTAGATGATAATGCGCAGAGAGCCGCCGAAGTATATCATTCTACGGCCCGCGAAGCCGCTACCATTGCCGATAAAGCCCAGGTGAAACGGTTACTGATTGGTCATTTTTCATCGCGCTATAAACAGTTGGATGAGTTCCTGAACGAGGCCCGGTCTGTTTTTGGCGAAACCTATTTAGCTACCGAAGGCGAAACAATAAGCCTATAG
- a CDS encoding STAS domain-containing protein yields MKYTIEKTERYALIRLAESAFEGDVPATFETLSRNLFREGYSNIILDMATIETIDQAGFSTIRKINRQCTNEIGLLVVVTKSDELIETLDSANLSDLTILPTVEEGIDAVFMNELENDFRSEDDDEYDAGGTTIGRDEP; encoded by the coding sequence ATGAAGTACACCATTGAGAAAACCGAACGGTATGCCCTGATCCGTCTGGCCGAAAGCGCGTTTGAGGGCGATGTTCCCGCTACGTTTGAAACACTCAGCCGCAACTTGTTCCGCGAGGGATACAGCAATATTATTCTGGACATGGCTACTATAGAGACCATCGATCAGGCCGGGTTCAGTACCATTCGGAAAATTAATCGCCAATGTACCAACGAGATTGGTCTGCTGGTGGTTGTAACAAAAAGCGACGAACTAATCGAAACATTAGATTCGGCGAATCTCAGTGATCTGACTATTCTGCCAACGGTAGAGGAAGGAATTGACGCTGTGTTTATGAATGAATTAGAGAACGATTTTCGCAGCGAAGATGACGATGAGTACGACGCCGGAGGCACCACTATTGGTCGAGACGAACCCTGA
- a CDS encoding phosphoribosylaminoimidazolesuccinocarboxamide synthase, giving the protein MPIQETHFQFPGQTGFYRGKVRDVYSFPDRLVMVASDRISAFDVVLPRPIPYKGQVLNQTAAYFLRATADLVPNWLLDVPDPNVSVGRRCEPFAVEMVVRGYLAGHAWRQYRDGHRTLCGVPLPDGLRENDRLPQPIITPSTKAHEGHDEDISRDEIIRQGIVSESDYVVLEQYALALFQRGSEMAAERGLILVDTKYEFGKLAGQIYLIDEVHTPDSSRYFYADTYDQNQQAGSPQKQLSKEFVREWLIANGFQGKTGQIVPAMTDAWVNQISARYIELFETVTGQPFVPASEADPQLRIEMAIRETIR; this is encoded by the coding sequence ATGCCTATTCAGGAAACTCACTTCCAGTTCCCCGGTCAAACGGGATTTTATCGCGGTAAAGTTCGCGACGTATATTCATTTCCCGACCGGCTGGTTATGGTCGCGTCAGACCGGATTTCGGCTTTCGACGTGGTGTTGCCCCGGCCTATACCCTATAAAGGGCAGGTGCTGAACCAGACAGCCGCCTATTTTCTGCGAGCTACCGCCGACCTTGTGCCAAACTGGCTCCTCGACGTGCCCGACCCAAACGTAAGCGTAGGCCGACGTTGCGAACCGTTTGCCGTAGAAATGGTGGTGCGAGGTTATCTGGCGGGCCACGCCTGGCGACAATACCGCGACGGCCACCGGACGCTGTGTGGCGTACCGCTCCCCGACGGCCTGCGCGAAAACGACCGACTGCCCCAACCAATTATTACCCCTTCGACCAAGGCGCACGAGGGCCACGATGAAGACATCAGCCGCGACGAAATTATCCGGCAGGGCATCGTCAGCGAAAGCGACTATGTAGTGCTGGAACAATACGCGCTGGCTTTATTTCAACGCGGCTCCGAGATGGCCGCCGAACGGGGCCTGATTCTGGTTGATACCAAGTACGAATTCGGAAAGTTAGCCGGCCAGATCTACCTGATCGACGAAGTGCATACGCCCGATTCATCGCGGTACTTTTACGCAGACACCTACGACCAAAACCAACAGGCCGGATCACCGCAGAAGCAATTATCGAAAGAATTCGTTAGGGAATGGCTTATTGCCAACGGCTTCCAGGGTAAAACCGGGCAGATTGTTCCGGCCATGACCGATGCGTGGGTGAACCAGATTTCGGCCCGATACATCGAACTGTTTGAGACCGTAACGGGTCAGCCATTTGTGCCAGCTTCTGAGGCCGACCCTCAGCTACGCATTGAAATGGCCATTCGGGAAACCATTCGCTAA
- a CDS encoding acetyl-CoA C-acyltransferase: MNEVVIIAAVRTPIGSFGGALATLSATELGAAAIKGVLNRAGIQPEQVQEIIMGNVVSANVGQAPAKQASLKAGIPASVPCTTINKVCASGTKAIMLAAQAIQLGQADVIIAGGMESMSNAPYYVPKARFGYKYGNAELVDGLARDGLVDVYDQCAMGVFADQTARQYNISRDQQDNYAIQSYRRAEASTQSGRFSAEIVPVEVAGRKGSVTVSEDEEYKNVIYDKVPTLKAAFTPDGTVTAASSSPISDGASAVLVMSRRKADELGLTPLARILGYADAEQEPQWFTTAPTKAVPLAVERAGLTMNDIDFFEVNEAFAVVPLAFSEVLQVPQEKLNVFGGAVSIGHPLGASGARIVTTLTNVLQQNGGRYGAVGICNGGGGASALVIEML, translated from the coding sequence ATGAATGAAGTCGTAATTATAGCTGCCGTCCGCACGCCCATTGGCAGTTTTGGCGGTGCCTTAGCCACGCTGTCGGCTACAGAACTGGGCGCGGCAGCTATTAAGGGGGTGCTGAACCGGGCAGGTATTCAGCCTGAGCAGGTGCAGGAAATCATTATGGGTAATGTGGTCTCGGCGAACGTGGGGCAGGCACCAGCGAAGCAGGCGTCTTTAAAAGCGGGCATCCCAGCCAGCGTGCCCTGCACAACCATTAATAAAGTATGCGCGTCGGGCACTAAAGCCATTATGCTGGCGGCTCAGGCCATCCAGTTAGGTCAGGCCGACGTTATTATAGCTGGCGGAATGGAGAGTATGTCGAATGCGCCTTATTACGTGCCTAAAGCGCGTTTCGGCTATAAATACGGCAATGCTGAATTAGTTGACGGGCTGGCCCGCGATGGGCTGGTCGACGTATATGACCAGTGCGCAATGGGCGTTTTTGCCGATCAGACCGCCCGGCAATATAATATCAGCCGCGACCAGCAGGATAACTACGCCATACAGTCGTACCGTCGGGCTGAAGCCAGTACGCAAAGTGGTCGGTTTAGTGCCGAAATTGTACCCGTTGAGGTGGCCGGACGCAAAGGCAGTGTGACTGTCAGCGAGGATGAAGAGTACAAAAATGTCATTTACGACAAGGTTCCGACCCTGAAAGCCGCCTTCACGCCCGACGGAACAGTGACAGCCGCCAGTTCGTCGCCCATCAGCGATGGCGCGTCGGCGGTGCTGGTTATGAGTCGCCGTAAAGCCGACGAACTGGGTTTGACGCCCCTGGCCCGCATTTTGGGCTATGCCGACGCCGAGCAGGAGCCGCAGTGGTTTACGACGGCCCCTACCAAAGCCGTTCCGCTGGCCGTTGAACGCGCCGGCCTGACCATGAACGACATTGATTTTTTTGAAGTAAACGAAGCCTTCGCCGTAGTGCCACTGGCATTCAGCGAAGTTTTGCAGGTGCCGCAGGAGAAACTGAACGTGTTTGGTGGAGCCGTTTCCATTGGTCATCCGCTGGGTGCATCCGGTGCCCGCATCGTAACGACACTAACAAACGTGTTGCAGCAAAACGGGGGGCGTTATGGAGCCGTTGGCATCTGCAACGGGGGCGGGGGCGCGTCGGCTTTAGTGATTGAGATGTTATAA
- a CDS encoding vWA domain-containing protein encodes MNWLYSLSQTELIFIGLFVLLYGLYIWRTFWLANQLGTSAWGVVPKFFLRSSYLSLLLIALLGPSFGEAEGEVAAISRDVFIVIDVSRSMDANDVVPTRLERVKFDVQQLCDSLPADRFGIILAADEPLLLSPLTNDHDALRQVIRDIRTNVLPGGGALICNALELAQQKLLTTPSIRRNAQAILLFSDGETNETCAQSTLNQLRRNSLSLITVGVGTEGGASIRAGRDFVRDADRQIVRSRLNRTFLQNLVRNGQGQYLEADVNEHFADQLITAVLSLKGSVADQRRAAVLSNKYYYFLLAALLLISLDIIIRLRTFRL; translated from the coding sequence ATGAACTGGCTTTATTCCTTATCCCAAACCGAATTAATTTTTATTGGCCTGTTTGTGCTGCTCTACGGTCTTTACATTTGGCGTACATTCTGGCTGGCAAATCAGTTAGGTACGTCGGCCTGGGGCGTTGTTCCTAAGTTCTTTTTACGGAGTAGTTATCTGAGCCTGCTGCTCATCGCCTTGTTGGGCCCGTCGTTCGGCGAAGCGGAGGGCGAGGTAGCCGCCATCAGCCGCGATGTTTTTATCGTGATTGACGTGTCGCGGTCGATGGATGCCAACGACGTGGTGCCAACACGATTGGAACGGGTCAAATTCGACGTTCAGCAACTTTGTGACTCCTTACCCGCCGACCGTTTTGGCATCATTCTGGCCGCTGATGAGCCGTTGCTGCTCTCTCCGTTAACGAACGACCACGATGCACTCCGGCAAGTTATTCGCGACATCCGAACAAACGTACTGCCGGGTGGGGGGGCACTTATCTGTAATGCGCTCGAATTAGCTCAACAAAAGCTTCTGACTACCCCGTCGATACGCCGGAATGCCCAGGCAATTCTATTGTTCAGCGATGGCGAAACGAATGAAACCTGTGCACAATCAACGCTTAACCAACTCCGCAGAAACAGCCTGTCGCTCATAACCGTCGGCGTCGGCACCGAAGGGGGCGCATCTATTCGGGCAGGCCGTGACTTTGTCCGGGACGCTGACCGGCAAATTGTACGAAGTCGGTTAAATCGTACTTTTTTGCAGAACCTGGTGCGCAATGGACAGGGGCAGTACTTGGAAGCTGATGTTAACGAACACTTCGCCGACCAGTTGATTACGGCAGTGCTATCACTTAAAGGTAGTGTTGCCGACCAACGCCGGGCCGCTGTCTTAAGCAATAAGTACTATTATTTCCTGTTGGCCGCATTACTATTGATTTCACTTGACATAATTATTCGGCTTCGCACGTTTCGGCTATGA
- a CDS encoding DUF6932 family protein: protein MLIFDEYGFLKPYEPIKIDLDMLEHVFVREFANSITRQTIFEQYRAYTDRLLTLLPGGFTQWIDGSFVSRKLDPNDIDVLTFIDADLYSRHERALKELKNEFAQGAGRVDVHFIRIYAEGHRYRPHFESDRVQWLFDWSRTNTRPRRNKGFLELIVC from the coding sequence ATGCTAATCTTTGACGAATACGGATTTCTGAAACCCTATGAACCCATTAAAATTGACCTCGACATGCTGGAGCATGTGTTTGTCAGGGAGTTTGCTAACTCGATTACGCGCCAAACCATATTTGAGCAATACCGGGCCTATACCGACCGATTACTGACGCTCTTACCGGGCGGGTTTACGCAGTGGATAGACGGTAGTTTCGTGAGCCGTAAACTTGATCCCAACGATATAGACGTTTTGACGTTTATCGACGCTGACCTGTACAGTCGGCACGAACGGGCATTAAAAGAATTGAAAAATGAATTTGCACAGGGAGCCGGGCGGGTAGATGTTCATTTCATTCGGATATATGCCGAAGGCCACCGCTACCGACCTCATTTTGAATCTGACCGGGTGCAATGGCTATTTGACTGGAGCCGTACCAACACCCGCCCCCGCCGAAACAAAGGATTTCTTGAACTTATAGTCTGTTGA
- a CDS encoding aldo/keto reductase — MQTRTLGNSLNVSAIGLGCMGMSFGYGPAADKTDMIALIRAAVEQGVTFFDTAEVYGPFINEELVGEALEPFKGEVVIATKFGFAPNAPGEARWGSLNSRPEHIRKVAEASLKRLRVATIDLFYQHRVDPNVPIEDVAGTVRDLIQEGKVQHFGLSEAGPQTIRRAHAVQPVTALQSEYSLWYREPEVEIIPTLEELGIGFVPFSPLGKGFLTGKIDDSTQFDPTDFRNVVPRFSAEARRANQTLVDLLSRVAQAKNATPAQIALAWLLTRKPWIVPIPGTTKLHRLTENNGAASIELTTDDLRDIDNAAAQITVQGARYPESSERMTGR, encoded by the coding sequence ATGCAAACACGCACACTCGGAAATAGTCTCAACGTATCGGCCATTGGCTTGGGCTGCATGGGCATGAGCTTTGGTTACGGCCCGGCTGCCGATAAAACCGACATGATTGCCCTGATACGGGCCGCTGTCGAACAGGGTGTTACGTTCTTCGACACTGCCGAGGTTTACGGCCCATTCATCAACGAAGAACTTGTTGGCGAAGCCCTCGAGCCATTTAAAGGGGAAGTGGTTATTGCCACCAAGTTCGGCTTTGCCCCCAACGCACCCGGCGAAGCCCGATGGGGTAGTCTGAACAGTCGACCCGAACATATTCGGAAGGTAGCCGAAGCCTCCCTGAAACGGCTCCGGGTGGCAACCATCGATCTGTTTTACCAACACCGCGTAGATCCAAACGTGCCGATTGAAGACGTAGCCGGTACAGTACGCGACCTGATTCAGGAAGGCAAAGTGCAGCACTTCGGGCTGTCGGAGGCCGGCCCTCAAACCATTCGCCGGGCACATGCTGTGCAACCCGTTACGGCCCTGCAAAGTGAGTATTCGCTCTGGTATCGGGAGCCGGAAGTCGAAATTATTCCAACACTGGAAGAGTTAGGTATCGGTTTCGTGCCGTTCAGTCCGCTGGGTAAAGGGTTCTTAACCGGAAAAATTGATGACAGCACCCAGTTCGACCCGACCGATTTCCGCAATGTAGTACCACGTTTTTCGGCGGAAGCGCGTCGGGCCAATCAAACGCTGGTCGATTTGCTTAGTCGTGTGGCTCAGGCCAAAAACGCGACGCCTGCTCAGATTGCTCTGGCGTGGCTGCTAACCCGAAAACCGTGGATTGTACCGATTCCCGGCACTACCAAGTTGCATCGCCTGACCGAAAACAACGGAGCCGCATCTATCGAACTAACGACAGACGACCTGCGTGATATTGACAATGCTGCTGCCCAGATTACTGTGCAGGGTGCCCGCTACCCAGAAAGCTCCGAACGTATGACAGGGCGATAA
- a CDS encoding molybdopterin cofactor-binding domain-containing protein codes for MKKTTLNRRSFLKSSALAGGGLLLSFSWMAKAQAADKIETLADAWQELNGYIRITPDNVIKLMCPNPEFGQNVMTSLPMITAEELDADWKNVVVEMAPHDGVKYGFQFTGGSQSVRAYWKPLRQAGASARQMLREAAAQTWGVPVDEVTTKAGVLSHSSGKSATYGEMASKAATVAVPKDVKLKAPKDFSVVRKSQKNVEGKKVVTGKPLFGIDYQTEGMLVAMVQHPPAFGMKLKSFDAAQVLKMPGIKAVFSFKVFEDGTERGMFETRTFNELVAVVGNSTWEVMNARKKLKVNWEPMTDFKEMVNMRGNKREELMPAGLATTAAQFEKMQERAKQPATQLRKDGDPETAFKGAAQILERTYTAPFLAHNCMEPMNCFAHVTADKALFVGPLQAPGLAEETLANRFGISKDKLDIQMTRMGGGFGRRAYPHYMVEAGVISRQVKAPVKLVYTREDDMTYGIYRPMYTATYRAALDANKNLIGFHVRGGGIPENPVHANRFPAGAVDNYLAESWEIPSNITIGAFRAPRSNFNAAAEQSFLDELAEMMGKDPIQLRLDLLKRAKENPVGKNNDYDADRYAGVLTLLREKSGWDKPENKAKNRGVAAYFCHNAYAAHVVEMTLRDGQPYVEQAFSAVDCGIVINPDAAINMVEGAVVDGIGNALYGGLTHKDGVSGQTNFDQYRMIRHNEAPKKIEVHFVQNDIDPTGLGEPPFPPVFGAVANALYKTTGKRFYKQPFRIEEVKL; via the coding sequence ATGAAAAAGACAACCCTCAATAGGCGTTCGTTCCTCAAATCGTCGGCTCTGGCCGGGGGCGGACTGTTGCTGAGTTTTAGCTGGATGGCTAAAGCGCAGGCCGCCGATAAAATAGAAACGCTCGCTGATGCGTGGCAGGAATTAAACGGCTATATCCGTATCACGCCCGACAACGTAATCAAACTGATGTGTCCGAATCCTGAATTCGGGCAGAACGTGATGACTTCGTTGCCTATGATTACCGCCGAAGAACTCGATGCCGACTGGAAGAACGTGGTGGTCGAGATGGCCCCGCACGATGGTGTCAAATACGGTTTTCAGTTTACGGGCGGTAGTCAGTCGGTGCGGGCGTACTGGAAACCGCTACGTCAGGCCGGAGCCTCGGCCCGGCAGATGCTCCGCGAAGCCGCTGCTCAGACGTGGGGCGTTCCGGTTGACGAAGTAACGACCAAAGCGGGGGTGCTGAGTCACAGCAGCGGCAAATCGGCCACGTATGGCGAGATGGCGTCCAAAGCCGCTACGGTAGCCGTGCCGAAAGACGTGAAACTCAAAGCTCCGAAAGACTTCTCGGTGGTTCGGAAGTCGCAGAAAAACGTAGAAGGCAAAAAGGTCGTAACGGGCAAACCCTTGTTTGGTATTGATTACCAGACCGAAGGAATGCTCGTTGCGATGGTACAGCACCCGCCCGCATTTGGCATGAAACTGAAATCGTTCGATGCGGCTCAGGTACTGAAAATGCCGGGCATCAAAGCTGTTTTCTCGTTCAAGGTATTTGAAGATGGCACCGAACGGGGTATGTTCGAGACCCGCACCTTTAATGAGCTGGTGGCCGTGGTGGGCAATAGCACCTGGGAGGTGATGAACGCCCGCAAAAAGCTGAAAGTGAACTGGGAGCCGATGACCGATTTCAAAGAGATGGTCAACATGCGCGGCAACAAACGCGAGGAGTTGATGCCCGCCGGTTTGGCAACCACCGCTGCCCAGTTCGAGAAAATGCAGGAACGGGCCAAACAACCCGCCACCCAGCTCCGCAAAGACGGCGACCCCGAAACGGCGTTCAAAGGGGCCGCGCAGATTCTGGAACGTACCTATACGGCCCCGTTTCTGGCCCACAACTGTATGGAACCTATGAACTGCTTCGCCCACGTAACGGCGGACAAAGCCTTGTTCGTGGGGCCGTTGCAGGCACCGGGTCTGGCCGAAGAAACGCTGGCGAACCGCTTTGGGATTTCCAAAGACAAACTTGACATTCAGATGACGCGCATGGGCGGAGGCTTCGGTCGTAGGGCCTATCCGCATTATATGGTCGAAGCGGGCGTGATCTCGCGGCAGGTGAAGGCTCCGGTCAAACTCGTGTATACCCGCGAGGATGATATGACGTATGGCATCTACCGGCCCATGTACACCGCTACGTACCGGGCCGCGCTCGATGCCAATAAGAATCTGATCGGCTTCCACGTCCGGGGCGGGGGTATTCCCGAAAATCCGGTTCATGCCAACCGCTTCCCGGCAGGGGCCGTAGACAATTACTTAGCCGAAAGCTGGGAGATTCCGTCGAACATCACGATTGGGGCATTCCGGGCACCACGTTCCAACTTCAACGCAGCCGCCGAACAGTCGTTCTTAGACGAACTGGCCGAGATGATGGGAAAAGACCCCATTCAACTCCGGCTCGACCTGCTGAAACGGGCCAAAGAAAACCCCGTCGGCAAAAACAACGACTACGACGCCGACCGCTACGCCGGGGTACTGACGTTGCTGCGCGAAAAATCGGGCTGGGACAAACCCGAAAACAAGGCGAAGAACCGGGGCGTAGCGGCTTATTTCTGCCACAACGCCTACGCGGCCCACGTAGTAGAGATGACCCTGCGCGACGGGCAACCCTACGTTGAACAGGCGTTCAGCGCGGTCGATTGCGGCATTGTCATCAACCCTGATGCGGCCATCAACATGGTCGAAGGGGCGGTTGTGGATGGCATCGGCAACGCGCTGTACGGTGGGCTGACGCACAAAGACGGCGTATCGGGCCAAACCAACTTCGACCAATACCGCATGATCCGGCATAACGAAGCTCCGAAGAAAATTGAGGTGCATTTCGTACAGAACGACATCGACCCAACCGGACTCGGCGAGCCGCCATTCCCGCCCGTGTTCGGGGCCGTTGCCAACGCACTGTACAAAACCACTGGCAAGCGGTTTTACAAGCAACCATTTAGGATAGAGGAGGTTAAGCTGTAA
- a CDS encoding (2Fe-2S)-binding protein: MATITFKLNGKRQTLNADPQMPLLWALRDTLNLKGTKYGCGVGQCGACTVHFNGTATRSCQLPLSAIANQEITTIEGLSANGDHPVQKAWLDHDVAQCGYCQAGQIMSAVSLLKTNPKPTDEDIDNAMSGNICRCGTYLRIKEAIHSAAK, translated from the coding sequence ATGGCAACCATCACCTTCAAACTCAACGGCAAGCGGCAAACGCTGAATGCCGACCCGCAAATGCCCCTGCTGTGGGCCTTGCGCGACACGCTGAACCTCAAAGGCACCAAGTACGGCTGTGGCGTAGGGCAGTGCGGGGCCTGCACGGTTCACTTCAACGGCACCGCCACGCGCTCCTGTCAGTTGCCTCTTTCGGCCATAGCGAATCAGGAAATCACGACCATCGAAGGCTTGTCGGCAAACGGCGACCATCCCGTACAGAAAGCCTGGCTCGACCACGACGTAGCGCAGTGCGGCTACTGCCAGGCGGGGCAGATTATGAGCGCGGTGAGTTTGCTTAAAACGAATCCAAAGCCCACCGACGAGGATATCGACAATGCGATGAGCGGCAACATCTGCCGTTGCGGAACGTACCTACGGATTAAAGAAGCTATTCATTCAGCCGCGAAATAA
- a CDS encoding type II toxin-antitoxin system RelE family toxin produces MYTIVITEYAIRQLKKLDRQLITSIKAAIAGLAQNPRPHNYIKLTNVEAYRIRVGTYRIIYEINDTILTVG; encoded by the coding sequence ATGTACACGATTGTCATCACCGAATATGCCATTCGCCAGCTCAAAAAACTCGACAGGCAACTAATCACGTCCATCAAAGCAGCCATTGCCGGGTTAGCCCAGAATCCCCGTCCTCACAACTATATCAAGTTGACCAACGTGGAAGCATACCGCATTCGGGTTGGTACCTATCGCATTATTTACGAAATCAACGATACCATTCTGACTGTAGGGTGA